Proteins encoded together in one Prinia subflava isolate CZ2003 ecotype Zambia chromosome 23, Cam_Psub_1.2, whole genome shotgun sequence window:
- the NAV1 gene encoding neuron navigator 1 isoform X3, with translation MLRAGRPRRAPRLASSWDESSSISSGLSDASDNLSSEEFNASSSLNSLPSTPTASRRNSAIALRTDSEKRSLAESGLSWYGEGDEKASKKLDYDSSSLKMEHGSSKWRREPSEGGEEGPKGGELKKPVSLGTPGSLKKGKTPPVAVTSPITHTAQSTLKVAGKPETKVTDKSKLSVKNTGLQRSSSDAGRDRTTDAKKPPSGLARPSSSSSFGYKKPAPATGTATVMQAGGSATLSKIQKSSGIPVKPVSGRKTSLDVSNAPEPGFLAPGARSNIQYRSLPRPAKSSSMSVTGGRSAARPVSSSIDPSLLSTKQGGISVSRLKEPSKVGTGRGTPAPVNQTDREKEKAKAKAVALDSECSTLKSASSPESTPKAQANLPPAAKVAELPPTPLRAAAKTYVKPPSLANLDKVNSNSLDLPSSSELHTPHTAKLQDLHPAGGHLTPCFSPSPAPILNINSASFSQGLELMGGFSVPKEGRMYPKLSGLHRSMESLQMPMSLPSAFSGGSTTTSTPAAAPPASTEEEEEEEEAGELGWSGSPRLTHLDSANRDRNTLPKKGLRYQLHSQEEAKERRHSHAASGLPESDEQQELPSPPALPMALVGKGPLTSIVSPTATTAPRITRSNSIPTHDSTFELYSTSQMGSTLSLADKPKGMIRSGSFRDPVDDVHGSVLSLASSASSTYSSAEEKMQSEQIRKLRRELESSQEKVATLTSQLSANANLVAAFEQSLVSMTSRLRHLAETAEEKDTELLDLRETIDFLKKKNSEAQAVIQGALNGTDVTPKELRIKRQNSSDSISSLNSITSHSSIGSSKDADAKKKKKKSWLRSSFNKAFSIKKGPKSASSYSDIEEIATPDSSAPSSPKLQHGSTETASPSIKSSTSSSVGIDTAELFQAHSEGEPEKKEVSELRSELWEKEMKLTDIRLEALNSAHQLEQLRETMHNMQLEVDLLKAENDRLKVAPGPSAVPGSVPSHITSTSASSSPRRSLGLTLGHAFSPSLGDADVSPMDAVSAGTQKDELTLRIVVRMPPQHIIKGDLKQQEFFLGWTKVSGKVDWKMLDEAVCQVFKDYITKMDPASTLGLSTESVYGYSISHIKRVLDTEPPELPLCRRGLTSVVMTLKGLKEKCVDSLVFETLIPKPMMQHYISLLLKHRRLILSGPSGTGKTYLTNRLAEYLVERSGRDVTEGIVSTFNMHQQSCKDLQLYLSNLANQIDRETGMADVPLVILLDDLSEAGSISELVNGALTCKYHKCPYIIGTTNQPVKMTPNHGLHLSFRMLTFSNNVEPANGFLVRYLRRKLLESDTDINANKEELLRVLDWVPKLWYHLHTFLEKHSTSDFLIGPCFFLSCPIGIEDFRTWFIDLWNNSIIPYLQEGAKDGLKVHGQKAAWEDPVEWVRDTLPWPSAQQDQSKLYHLPPPTIGPHSAVSPPEERTVKDTTPSSLDSDPLMAMLLKLQEAANYIESPDRETMVDPDLQSTL, from the exons ATGCTGCGGGCGGGGaggccgcgccgcgccccgcgcctCGCCAGCAG CTGGGAtgagagcagctccatcagcagtGGCCTCAGCGATGCCTCCGACAACCTCAGCTCGGAGGAGTTCAATGCCAGCTCCTCGCTCAACTCCCTGCCCTCCACCCCCACCGCCTCGCGCAGGAACTCGGCCATAGCG cTGCGCACGGACTCAGAGAAGCGCTCACTGGCGGAGAGCGGACTGAGCTGGTACGGTGAGGGTGACGAGAAGGCATCCAAGAAACTGGACTACgacagcagcagcctcaagATGGAGCATGGCTCCTCCAAGTGGCGGCGGGAGCCCTCAGAGGGCGGCGAGGAGGGGCCAAAGGGTGGTGAGCTGAAGAAGCCTGTCAGTCTGGGCACCCCAGGCTCCCTCAAGAAGGGCAAGACTCCTCCAGTGGCAGTGACCTCCCCCATCACCCACACGGCCCAGAGCACCCTGAAAGTGGCAG GCAAGCCAGAAACCAAAGTGACTGACAAGAGCAAACTGTCAGTGAAGAACACGGGCCTGCAGCGCTCCTCCTCCGATGCCGGCCGTGATCGCACCACGGACGCAAAGAAGCCGCCATCAGGGCTTGCACGCCCCTCATCCTCCAGTTCCTTCGGCTACAAGAAACCGGCTCCTGCCACTGGCACAGCCACTGTCATGCAGGCTGGGGGCTCGGCCACGCTCAGCAAGATCCAGAAGAGCTCTGGCATCCCTGTTAAGCCAGTCAGTGGAAGGAAAACAAGCCTCGATGTCTCCAATGCACCTGAGCCTGGGTTCCTGGCACCAGGGGCTCGCTCTAACATCCAGTACCGCAGCCTGCCCCGGCCGGCCAAGTCCAGCTCCATGAGTGTGACTGGGGGCCGCAGCGCAGCCCGGCCAGTCAGCAGCAGCATTGACCCCAGCCTGCTGAGCACCAAGCAGGGTGGCATCTCAGTGTCGCGGCTCAAGGAGCCATCCAAGGTTGGCACTGGCCGTGGCACACCGGCCCCTGTGAACCAGACAGACCGTGAGAAGGAGAAAGCCAAGGCCAAGGCAGTGGCACTTGACTCTGAGTGCAGCACCCTGAAGAGTGCCAGCTCACCTGAGAGCACCCCAAAAGCCCAGGCCAACCTCCCGCCAGCAGCCAAGGTGGCCGAGCTGCCCCCTACACCTCTCAG agcagctgccaagACCTACGTGAAGCCTCCCTCACTGGCCAACTTGGACAAGGTCAACTCCAACAGCCTGGACTTGCCCTCCTCCAGCGAGCTGCACACCCCGCACACTGCCAAGCTCCAGGACCTGCACCCGGCTGGCGGGCACCTAACACCCTGCttcagccccagcccagcccccatCCTCAACATCAACTCGGCGAGCTTCTCCCAGGGCCTGGAGCTCATGGGTGGCTTCAGTGTCCCCAAGGAGGGCAGGATGTACCCCAAGCTCTCTGGCCTTCACCGCAGCATGGAATCCCTGCAGATGCCAATGAGCCTGCCCAGTGCCTTTTCAGGAGGCAGCACCACCACCTCCACCCCTGCTGCTGCGCcacctgccagcacagaggaggaagaggaagaagaagaggcaggagagctgggttGGAGTGGGAGCCCCCGGCTCACACATCTGGACAG tGCCAACCGCGACAGGAATACGCTACCCAAGAAGGGGTTGAG GTACCAGCTCCACTCCCAGGAGGAGGCCAAGGAGCGGCGCCACTCACACGCAGCCAGCGGGCTCCCCGAGTCGGacgagcagcaggagctgccctcgCCCCCCGCCCTCCCCATGGCGCTGGTCGGGAAGGGTCCGCTCACCAGCATTG TGAGCCCCACTGCCACCACAGCCCCGCGGATCACCCGCTCCAACAGCATCCCCACCCATGACTCCACCTTCGAGCTGTACAGCACCTCCCAGATGGGCAGCACCCTCTCCCTGGCTGACAAGCCCAAGGGCATGATCCGCTCGGGCTCTTTCCGGGACCCTGTGGACGATG TTCATGGATCGGTGCTGTCCCTGGCCTCCAGCGCATCCTCCACCTACTCCTCC GCTGAGGAGAAGATGCAGTCTGAG CAAATCCGCAAGCTGCGCCGTGAGCTGGAGTCCTCACAGGAGAAGGTGGCCACGCTGACGTCCCAGCTGTCCGCTAAT GCCAACCTGGTGGCAGCCTTTGAGCAGAGCCTGGTGAGCATGACATCCCGCCTGCGGCACCTGGCTGAGACTGCCGAGGAGAAG GACACTGAGCTGCTGGACCTGCGAGAGACCATTGACTTCCTGAAGAAGAAGAACTCAGAGGCCCAGGCTGTGATCCAGGGTGCTCTAAATGGCACTGATGTCACCCCCAAAG AGCTGCGCATCAAGCGGCAGAACTCCTCTGACAGCATCTCCAGCCTcaacagcatcaccagccacTCCAGCATCGGCAGCAGCAAGGACGCTGACgccaagaagaagaagaagaagagctGG CTACGCAGCTCCTTCAATAAGGCCTTTAGCATCAAGAAAGGCCCCAAATCAGCCTCATCCTACTCAGACATTGAGGAGATTGCCACGCCAGACTCGTcagccccttcctcccccaAGCTACAGCATGGCTCCACAGAGACTGCCTCGCCCTCCATCAAGTCCTCCACATCCTCCTCAGTGGGCATTGACACGGCTGA GCTCTTCCAGGCCCACAGCGAGGGTGAGCCCGAGAAGAAGGAGGTGTCAGAGCTGCGGTCAGAGCTGTGGGAGAAGGAGATGAAGCTGACAGACATCCGGCTGGAGGCCCTCAACTCAGCCcaccagctggagcagctgcggGAGACCATGCACAACATGCAG ctggagGTGGATCTCCTGAAGGCCGAGAATGACCGTCTCAAGGTGGCCCCAGGGCCTTCAGCAGTGCCAGGTTCTGTTCCCAGCCATATCACGAGCACATCGGCCTCCTCTTCACCACGGCGCTCCTTGGGTCTCACCCTTGGCCATGCcttcagccccagcctgggggaTGCAG ACGTGTCCCCCATGGATGCTGTCAGCGCTGGCACCCAGAAGGATGAGCTGACACTGCGGATTGTGGTGCGCATGCCGCCCCAGCACATCATCAAGGGG GACCTCAAGCAGCAAGAGTTTTTCTTGGGGTGGACCAAGGTGAGCGGGAAGGTAGACTGGAAGATGCTGGATGAGGCTGTCTGCCAGGTCTTCAAG GATTATATCACCAAGATGGATCCCGCCTCCACACTGGGGCTCAGCACTGAGTCTGTCTACGGCTACAGCATCAGCCACATCAAGCGGGTGCTGGACACGGAGCCACcggagctgcctctgtgccgCCGGGGCCTGACCAGCGTCGTCATGACGCTCAAAG gctTGAAAGAGAAGTGCGTGGACAGCCTGGTGTTCGAAACACTCATCCCCAAGCCCATGATGCAGCACTATATCAGCCTCCTGCTGAAGCACCGCCGCCTCATCCTCTCGGGGCCCAGTGGCACCGGCAAGACCTACCTGACCAACCGCCTGGCCGAGTACCTGGTGGAGCGCTCGGGTCGGGATGTCACCGAGGGCATCGTCAGCACCTTCAACATGCACCAGCAGTCTTGCAAG GATCTACAGCTGtacctgtccaacctggccaaCCAGATCGACCGGGAGACGGGCATGGCGGACGTGCCGCTGGTGATCCTCCTGGACGACCTCAGCGAGGCGGGCTCCATCAGCGAGCTCGTCAACGGTGCGCTCACCTGCAAGTACCACAAATG CCCATATATCATTGGCACTACCAACCAGCCTGTGAAGATGACCCCAAACCATGGCCTCCATCTCAGCTTCAG GATGCTGACCTTCTCCAACAACGTGGAGCCGGCCAATGGCTTCCTGGTGCGCTACCTGCGGCGGAAGCTGCTGGAGTCGGACACGGACATCAACGCCAacaaggaggagctgctgcgGGTGCTGGACTGGGTGCCCAAGCTCTGGTACCATTTGCACACCTTTCTGGAAAAACACAGCACATCTGACTTCCTCATTG GTCCCTGCTTCTTTCTGTCCTGCCCTATTGGAATTGAGGATTTCCGGACCTGGTTCATCGACCTGTGGAACAACTCAATCATCCCTTACCTGCAGGAGGGGGCAAAAGATGGGCTCAAG GTCCATGGGCAGAAGGCAGCCTGGGAGGACCCCGTGGAGTGGGTGCGGGACACCCTGCCCTGGCCGTCAGCGCAGCAGGACCAGTCCAAGCTGTACCACCTGCCCCCACCCACCATCGGGCCCCACAGCGCCGTGTCCCCCCCGGAGGAGCGCACCGTGAAGGACACCACGCCCAGCTCCCTGGACTCGGACCCACTG atgGCCATGCTGCTCAAGCTCCAGGAAGCTGCCAACTACATTGAGTCTCCAGACCGTGAGACCATGGTGGACCCCGACCTGCAGTCGACTCTGTGA